In the Pseudomonas sp. ADAK2 genome, one interval contains:
- a CDS encoding DUF1190 domain-containing protein: protein MKRSKYVQLSLAASVAMAISGCGPSEKTYEIHKKYNFQSVQQCADEKLPVDICSDAYMKAMAEHRRIAPVYDSKTDCDADFVADWCQQDSAGKFIPKLGGFELNADGEVTQAEVDAAKAKLPASEASAVGDSGFSGSSLLMGMLVGNMLSGNRSSYYSEPVYRYRDDRGSYSNSTLSQRVSSGSTFNRSNQARYGSSNYTDTVSRSKAATVSSATSRGGFGSQASARSGWGGSGKSSGGSSS from the coding sequence ATGAAACGAAGCAAGTACGTTCAGCTCTCCCTGGCCGCGTCGGTTGCCATGGCGATCTCAGGCTGCGGGCCATCGGAAAAAACCTACGAGATACACAAGAAGTACAACTTCCAGTCCGTGCAGCAGTGCGCCGATGAAAAACTGCCGGTCGACATCTGTTCCGACGCCTACATGAAGGCCATGGCTGAGCACCGTCGCATTGCGCCGGTCTACGACAGCAAGACCGATTGCGATGCCGACTTTGTCGCCGACTGGTGCCAACAGGATTCCGCCGGCAAGTTCATCCCCAAGCTCGGCGGTTTCGAACTGAACGCCGATGGCGAGGTGACGCAAGCCGAAGTGGACGCGGCCAAGGCGAAACTGCCGGCGTCGGAAGCGAGCGCCGTCGGTGATTCCGGATTTTCCGGCAGCAGCCTGCTGATGGGAATGTTGGTCGGCAACATGCTCAGCGGCAACCGCAGCAGCTACTACTCCGAACCGGTCTACCGCTACCGCGATGATCGCGGCAGCTACTCGAACTCGACGCTCAGCCAGCGGGTCTCCAGCGGTTCGACCTTCAACCGGTCCAATCAGGCGCGGTACGGCAGCAGCAATTACACCGACACCGTCAGCCGCAGCAAGGCGGCGACTGTTTCCTCAGCGACCTCTCGCGGCGGCTTCGGCAGCCAGGCCAGCGCACGCAGTGGCTGGGGCGGTTCGGGCAAGAGTTCGGGCGGCTCAAGCAGCTAA
- a CDS encoding PspA/IM30 family protein yields the protein MTQSIWSKLFTALRGGASEVGEAIVDQQALRILDQEIRDADTALANAKRELVTIMAKHKLSADRVAEYNAKIQDLETKAMAAIQANREDLALEVAEAISTLTNELEVEQKQAAEFGGYADNMRKDITKAENRIKSLRQQVDMAKARESVQKAQVSASIASGGANGKLETAVGTLNRLQAKQQQRAAELQAQDELADASTGTDLERKLREAGITPDSGSANAILDRLKKKSAE from the coding sequence ATGACTCAGTCCATCTGGAGCAAATTGTTCACCGCGCTGCGCGGCGGCGCCAGTGAAGTCGGCGAAGCCATCGTCGACCAACAGGCCCTGCGCATCCTCGACCAGGAAATCCGCGATGCTGACACCGCCCTGGCCAACGCCAAGCGCGAGCTGGTCACCATCATGGCCAAGCACAAACTGTCGGCTGATCGCGTGGCCGAGTACAACGCCAAGATCCAGGACCTGGAAACCAAGGCCATGGCCGCGATCCAGGCCAACCGCGAAGACCTGGCGCTGGAAGTGGCCGAAGCCATTTCGACCCTGACCAACGAACTCGAGGTCGAGCAAAAGCAGGCCGCCGAATTCGGCGGTTACGCGGACAACATGCGCAAAGACATCACCAAGGCCGAAAACCGCATCAAGAGCCTGCGCCAGCAAGTGGACATGGCCAAGGCTCGCGAAAGCGTACAGAAAGCTCAGGTCAGCGCTTCGATCGCCAGTGGCGGCGCCAACGGCAAGCTGGAAACCGCCGTCGGCACGCTGAACCGTTTGCAGGCCAAGCAGCAGCAACGCGCTGCCGAACTGCAAGCCCAGGATGAACTGGCCGACGCCTCGACCGGCACGGATCTGGAGCGCAAACTGCGCGAAGCCGGCATCACCCCGGATTCGGGCAGTGCCAATGCGATCCTGGATCGCCTGAAGAAAAAATCGGCCGAGTAA
- a CDS encoding rhomboid family intramembrane serine protease — translation MDALKGFKTIAGLAIFMVALQVLNVVSGYSLLSFGLVPRTLYGLPGILTSPFLHASFAHLSANLIPFLILGTLVSVDGLNRFLAVSAIIIGLGGLLVWLFGFSGLHIGASGWVFGLWAYILSRAWFQHSWGNLITAAVVALLYGGLVFGFLPRQGVSFEGHIAGAFAGFIAAKVLLSAPGNRFNAAR, via the coding sequence ATGGATGCCCTGAAGGGTTTCAAGACAATCGCCGGCCTGGCCATTTTCATGGTGGCGCTGCAGGTGCTCAACGTCGTGAGCGGCTACAGCCTGCTTTCATTCGGCCTGGTCCCGCGAACACTCTACGGACTGCCCGGCATCCTCACTTCGCCTTTCCTCCACGCCTCGTTCGCGCACCTGAGCGCCAATCTGATTCCCTTTCTGATCCTCGGCACCCTGGTCAGCGTCGACGGACTCAACCGGTTTCTGGCCGTCAGCGCGATCATCATTGGCCTGGGCGGCTTGCTGGTCTGGCTGTTCGGTTTTTCCGGCCTGCACATCGGCGCCAGCGGCTGGGTGTTCGGGTTGTGGGCGTACATCCTGTCCCGCGCCTGGTTCCAGCACAGTTGGGGCAACCTGATTACCGCCGCGGTCGTCGCCTTGCTGTATGGCGGACTGGTGTTTGGCTTCCTGCCGCGCCAGGGGGTTTCCTTCGAAGGCCATATCGCCGGCGCATTCGCCGGATTTATTGCGGCAAAGGTACTTCTCTCGGCGCCCGGCAACAGGTTTAATGCCGCCCGGTAA
- a CDS encoding DUF350 domain-containing protein translates to MLEALSISLNKAAVLGFVTYIIGAAVLFGLFQFIYTRITPHKEFELIRSGNVAAAIALGGAIIGFAIPASNVIAYSISILDFVVWAVIAAFVQLLAFLMTSLVLKGTSERIRNGEIAAGIYVAAVAISVGMLNAACMTPSQN, encoded by the coding sequence ATGCTAGAAGCGCTCTCTATCTCCCTGAACAAAGCCGCCGTGCTCGGGTTTGTCACCTATATCATCGGCGCTGCCGTGCTGTTCGGGTTGTTCCAGTTCATCTATACCCGCATCACCCCGCACAAAGAGTTCGAACTGATCCGCTCAGGCAACGTGGCGGCGGCGATTGCCTTGGGCGGCGCGATCATCGGCTTCGCTATTCCGGCCAGTAACGTGATTGCCTACTCGATCAGCATCCTCGATTTCGTGGTCTGGGCGGTCATTGCCGCGTTCGTCCAACTGCTGGCGTTCCTGATGACCAGCCTGGTACTCAAGGGCACGTCCGAGCGCATCCGCAACGGTGAAATCGCAGCCGGCATCTACGTGGCAGCCGTGGCCATCAGCGTCGGCATGCTCAACGCCGCGTGCATGACCCCGTCCCAGAACTGA
- a CDS encoding glutathionylspermidine synthase family protein, which produces MKKILCAERHDWKQTAESLGFLFHTIDDEPYWDESAYYQFTLKQIEDDLEDPTTELHEMCMDLVARVVQSEELLERLSIPAPFFDLVRTSWLEGHPHLYGRMDFSYNGSGPAKLLELNYDTPTSLYEAAAFQWGWLEQCIERGLLPKHADQFNSIDTKLHQAFAQLQLKQPFYFASMKGSVEDKGTTDYLRLIAEKVGIESRHIDLEDIGLTSDGRFVDLEDRWIPHLFKLHAWEFIFHEPFGAAIAQSDTQFFEPAWKAIISNKGILPLLWEFNKGHPNLLAAHVDTDPSKAVPKGWVRKPYFSREGANIELQTADGLIVKEDGPYTDAPFILQEFAPLPKFGDSFALVGSWVIGDQAAGIGVREDNSLITKDSSRFLPHLILD; this is translated from the coding sequence ATGAAGAAGATCCTTTGCGCAGAACGTCATGACTGGAAACAGACCGCGGAAAGTCTCGGCTTTCTGTTCCACACCATCGACGACGAACCTTATTGGGACGAGAGCGCGTATTACCAGTTCACGCTCAAACAGATCGAAGATGATCTGGAAGACCCGACCACCGAGCTGCATGAGATGTGCATGGACTTGGTGGCCCGCGTGGTGCAGAGCGAGGAATTGCTGGAGCGCCTGAGCATTCCCGCGCCGTTCTTCGACCTGGTCCGCACTTCATGGCTCGAAGGCCATCCGCACCTTTATGGGCGGATGGACTTCTCCTACAACGGCAGTGGCCCGGCCAAGTTGCTGGAACTCAACTACGACACGCCGACCAGCTTGTATGAAGCGGCGGCGTTTCAGTGGGGTTGGCTGGAGCAATGCATCGAACGCGGCCTGCTGCCCAAGCATGCCGACCAGTTCAACAGCATCGACACCAAGCTGCACCAGGCCTTTGCCCAACTGCAACTCAAGCAGCCGTTCTATTTCGCCTCGATGAAAGGTTCGGTCGAAGACAAAGGCACCACCGACTACCTGCGCCTGATTGCGGAAAAGGTCGGCATCGAATCACGCCACATTGATCTTGAAGACATCGGCCTGACCAGTGACGGACGTTTCGTCGATCTGGAGGATCGCTGGATTCCGCACCTGTTCAAGCTGCACGCTTGGGAGTTCATCTTCCACGAGCCGTTTGGCGCCGCGATTGCCCAGAGCGACACGCAGTTTTTCGAGCCGGCCTGGAAAGCGATCATCTCCAACAAAGGCATCCTGCCGCTGTTGTGGGAGTTCAACAAAGGTCACCCGAACCTGCTGGCGGCGCACGTGGATACCGACCCGAGTAAAGCCGTGCCGAAAGGCTGGGTGCGCAAACCCTACTTCTCCCGGGAAGGCGCCAACATCGAGTTGCAAACGGCCGACGGTCTGATCGTGAAAGAGGACGGGCCCTACACGGATGCGCCGTTTATCCTTCAAGAGTTTGCCCCGCTGCCGAAGTTTGGCGACAGCTTCGCGCTGGTCGGTTCGTGGGTGATTGGCGACCAGGCGGCCGGCATTGGCGTGCGGGAAGACAACAGTTTGATTACCAAGGACTCGAGCCGGTTTTTGCCGCACCTGATTCTTGATTGA
- a CDS encoding ion channel, with the protein MSIFLLLRVYAATFFHRFGWAGLAIALGIHLSTAYLGLVLLGEQHLTAPATFTYFYLTTTLTVGYGDLAPQTAAGRVFVATWVMLGGIALLTAAIGKTTSSVIDVWRKGMKGKGDFTGKSGHTVLIGWEGSSSERVIELLLEDETSNDNLIVICDCDLEENPMPGKAAFIKGESLSSSALLVRAGVPGAERVLVRTHSDDLTLATVLAVNQLNPVGHVVAHFNESEIAALASSYAPSLECTSSMAIEMLVRASQDPGSSVVINELLCVGQGATQYLMKLPQDYVATFGELYARMKERHNATLIGYRAKGAQQPSINPPNATRIEGGELFYIASTRLKEISNGMV; encoded by the coding sequence ATGTCGATTTTTCTTCTATTACGCGTGTACGCCGCGACCTTCTTCCACCGTTTCGGCTGGGCCGGACTGGCGATTGCCTTGGGCATCCACCTGAGCACGGCTTACCTCGGCCTGGTGCTTCTGGGCGAACAACACCTCACCGCCCCCGCTACGTTTACCTACTTCTATCTCACCACCACGCTGACGGTCGGCTACGGCGATCTCGCGCCGCAAACCGCGGCGGGACGGGTTTTCGTGGCCACGTGGGTCATGCTTGGCGGCATTGCGCTGCTGACGGCAGCCATCGGCAAAACCACCAGCAGCGTCATCGATGTATGGAGAAAAGGCATGAAGGGCAAAGGCGATTTCACCGGCAAGTCCGGCCACACGGTGCTGATTGGCTGGGAAGGTTCGTCCAGCGAGCGGGTCATCGAGTTGCTGCTGGAGGATGAAACTTCCAACGACAACCTGATCGTCATTTGCGATTGCGACCTCGAAGAAAACCCGATGCCGGGCAAAGCCGCCTTCATCAAAGGTGAAAGCCTGTCCTCCAGCGCGCTGTTAGTGCGGGCCGGCGTGCCGGGTGCCGAGCGCGTGCTGGTGCGCACCCATTCCGACGACCTGACCCTGGCCACCGTGCTCGCGGTCAATCAACTGAACCCGGTCGGGCACGTGGTAGCGCATTTCAACGAAAGCGAAATCGCCGCCCTCGCCAGCTCTTACGCGCCCAGCCTGGAATGCACCTCAAGCATGGCCATCGAGATGCTGGTGCGCGCGTCGCAGGATCCGGGCTCGTCCGTGGTCATCAACGAGTTGTTGTGCGTGGGCCAGGGCGCCACTCAATACTTGATGAAACTGCCGCAGGACTATGTGGCAACATTCGGCGAGCTGTACGCGCGCATGAAAGAACGCCACAACGCGACCCTCATCGGCTATCGCGCCAAGGGTGCCCAGCAACCCTCGATCAATCCGCCCAACGCCACGCGCATTGAGGGCGGTGAACTCTTCTACATCGCCTCCACTCGCCTCAAGGAAATCTCCAATGGGATGGTTTAA
- a CDS encoding lysylphosphatidylglycerol synthase domain-containing protein, with product MSHSDAPSATHADSPAKSRWSRWKKPLTMLFFLALIVLFSMLAQRIEWNEVFDTLADFKVRTLNIASAITLVSFLVYACFDLIGRTYIRQDLTWKQILPVGIISYAFNLNLSAWVGGIAMRYRLYSRLGVSKSNIAKILGLSLATNWFGYMVIAGAIFSSGLVRMPPGWKLSSDALQGVGVLLLVVSAGYLAACRFSKRREWAIRGVEIDLPSLRMAVLQLALGALNWSLMAAVIFTLLPSKLDYPLVLGVLLISAIAGVITHIPAGLGVLEAVFVALLQHEASRGSLVAGLLAYRAIYFILPLLIALVMYLVVEAKAKSLRIAKKPS from the coding sequence ATGAGCCACTCTGACGCCCCCTCCGCCACCCATGCCGACAGCCCGGCTAAATCACGTTGGAGCCGCTGGAAAAAACCGCTGACGATGCTGTTTTTCCTGGCGCTGATTGTGCTGTTCTCGATGCTGGCCCAGCGCATCGAATGGAACGAAGTATTCGACACCCTGGCCGATTTCAAGGTGCGCACATTGAACATTGCCTCGGCGATAACGCTGGTGAGCTTTCTGGTCTACGCCTGTTTCGATCTGATCGGTCGCACCTACATCCGCCAGGACCTGACCTGGAAGCAGATCCTGCCGGTGGGGATCATCAGCTACGCCTTCAACCTCAACCTGAGCGCCTGGGTTGGCGGTATCGCCATGCGTTATCGGCTTTATTCACGGCTTGGCGTGAGCAAAAGCAACATCGCGAAAATCCTCGGCCTGAGCCTGGCGACGAATTGGTTTGGCTACATGGTGATTGCCGGCGCCATTTTCAGCAGCGGCCTGGTGCGCATGCCACCGGGCTGGAAGCTGAGCAGCGATGCGTTGCAAGGCGTCGGCGTGCTGTTGCTGGTGGTGAGCGCGGGGTATCTGGCGGCGTGCCGGTTTTCCAAACGTCGGGAATGGGCGATTCGCGGGGTGGAAATCGACTTGCCGTCGCTGCGCATGGCGGTGCTGCAACTGGCGCTCGGGGCGTTGAACTGGTCGTTGATGGCAGCGGTGATTTTCACTCTGCTGCCAAGCAAGCTCGACTATCCGCTGGTGCTGGGGGTGTTGTTGATCAGTGCGATTGCCGGGGTCATCACCCACATTCCGGCGGGGCTTGGGGTGCTGGAGGCGGTGTTCGTGGCACTGCTGCAACATGAGGCATCGCGGGGCAGCCTGGTGGCGGGGTTGCTGGCGTATCGGGCGATTTATTTCATCTTGCCGTTGTTGATTGCGTTGGTGATGTATCTGGTGGTGGAGGCGAAGGCCAAGTCATTGCGGATTGCGAAGAAACCTTCTTGA
- a CDS encoding DUF2491 family protein has product MGWFKQLMGLEAPAPKADPTWTANASQQAVGPLGLALGKGVMFDSTLKLLLDEKTAVTIPGSQQIWCAGTVDLGQSNWLSRYYMNDEDYWLQVHTTGDVAGQVESVILFNYLSYVTINSEAELSRLAGPQSLIGLPYYAHKGVEFTREWGTENGQTELVALTEHLKNPNESYTIEHRSMLYARETGLTDRREFLLFSVEEDAEGTISLSTSLGISLYTTDLNPI; this is encoded by the coding sequence ATGGGATGGTTTAAACAGTTGATGGGGCTTGAGGCCCCGGCCCCGAAAGCGGACCCGACGTGGACAGCCAATGCCAGCCAACAGGCGGTCGGCCCGCTGGGCCTGGCGCTGGGCAAAGGCGTGATGTTCGACAGCACGCTCAAATTGCTGCTCGACGAAAAAACCGCCGTGACCATCCCCGGCTCCCAGCAGATCTGGTGCGCCGGCACTGTCGATCTCGGGCAGTCGAACTGGCTGTCACGCTATTACATGAACGACGAAGATTACTGGCTGCAAGTGCACACCACTGGCGATGTCGCCGGGCAGGTCGAGTCGGTCATCCTGTTCAACTACCTCAGCTACGTGACCATCAACAGTGAAGCGGAATTGAGCCGGCTGGCCGGCCCGCAAAGCCTGATCGGCCTGCCCTACTACGCCCACAAAGGCGTCGAATTCACCCGCGAATGGGGCACCGAGAACGGACAAACCGAGCTGGTCGCCCTGACCGAACACCTGAAAAACCCGAACGAGTCCTACACCATCGAGCACCGTTCAATGCTGTACGCCCGCGAAACCGGCCTGACCGATCGACGGGAGTTCCTGCTGTTTTCCGTCGAAGAGGACGCCGAAGGCACCATCAGCTTGAGCACATCGCTGGGCATTTCGCTGTACACAACCGATCTGAACCCCATTTAA
- a CDS encoding alpha/beta hydrolase family protein encodes MTARSETIEIDIDGEQMTGHFLSPKSKVPGVLFVHGWGGSQERDLERAKGIAGLGCVCLTFDLRGHTGGTGIALSQVTREDNLRDLLAAYDRLLAHPALDTSAIAVVGTSYGGYLAAILTSLRPVRWLALRVPALYRDEQWHTPKRELDKVDLLDYRSTLVNSANNRALHACAAFTGDVLLVESETDDHIPHATIMSYRAACQQTHSLTHRIIDGADHALSDPVAQQAYTSILVDWITEMVVGERLSIIQSS; translated from the coding sequence ATGACGGCTAGAAGCGAAACCATTGAAATCGACATCGACGGCGAACAGATGACCGGGCATTTCCTCAGCCCCAAATCGAAAGTCCCCGGCGTGTTGTTCGTGCATGGCTGGGGCGGCAGTCAGGAACGGGATCTGGAACGGGCCAAAGGCATCGCCGGTCTGGGTTGTGTCTGCCTGACCTTCGACTTGCGCGGGCATACCGGCGGCACTGGCATCGCGTTATCCCAGGTGACTCGGGAAGACAACTTGCGCGACTTGCTGGCGGCGTACGATCGCCTGCTCGCACACCCGGCGCTCGATACCTCGGCGATTGCGGTGGTTGGCACCAGCTATGGCGGTTACCTGGCGGCGATCCTCACGTCCTTGCGCCCGGTGCGCTGGCTGGCGCTGCGGGTGCCGGCACTGTACCGCGACGAACAATGGCACACGCCCAAGCGTGAACTGGACAAGGTGGATTTGCTCGATTACCGCAGCACGCTGGTGAATTCCGCGAATAACCGGGCGCTGCATGCCTGCGCGGCGTTTACCGGGGATGTGTTGCTGGTGGAATCGGAGACGGACGATCACATTCCCCATGCGACGATCATGAGTTACCGCGCGGCGTGCCAGCAGACCCACTCCTTGACCCACCGCATCATCGACGGCGCCGACCACGCATTGAGCGACCCCGTTGCACAACAGGCCTACACCTCGATCCTCGTGGACTGGATCACGGAAATGGTGGTGGGTGAGCGGTTGAGCATTATTCAGTCCAGTTGA
- a CDS encoding YjfI family protein, producing MKQMRAGLGAAGYVKHETWVLPENRSLLKQMEKQLRQPILAGSFMSENFMSAGNNWNIDRLFSALQALDDVVSNDITLSLVQGSESSIKLEMNDFGGLPIYIAVVGEQIIVDTVLVDVESIKDVAAFNDAVLRSRELFPLSSIGIESMPNGQVVYNMFGALSSDSSLTNVVTEVKTLVDNVQRASEAFERFFH from the coding sequence ATGAAGCAGATGCGCGCGGGCCTGGGTGCCGCCGGTTATGTGAAACACGAGACTTGGGTGCTTCCCGAAAACCGAAGCCTGCTCAAGCAGATGGAGAAACAGCTACGCCAACCGATCCTGGCTGGCTCATTCATGTCGGAGAATTTCATGAGCGCAGGTAACAACTGGAACATCGACCGCCTCTTCAGCGCCCTCCAGGCCCTTGATGACGTGGTATCCAACGACATCACCCTTTCCCTCGTTCAAGGCTCCGAATCCAGCATCAAGCTGGAAATGAACGACTTTGGCGGCTTGCCGATTTACATCGCGGTCGTGGGCGAGCAGATCATCGTCGACACCGTGCTGGTGGACGTCGAGTCGATCAAGGACGTCGCGGCCTTCAACGACGCCGTGCTGCGCAGCCGTGAGCTGTTCCCGCTGTCCTCGATCGGTATCGAGTCGATGCCGAACGGCCAGGTCGTCTACAACATGTTCGGCGCGCTGAGCTCCGATTCGAGCCTGACCAACGTCGTGACCGAGGTCAAAACCCTCGTCGACAATGTGCAGCGCGCCAGCGAAGCCTTTGAACGTTTCTTCCATTAA
- a CDS encoding cysteine hydrolase family protein, with the protein MAKQALIVVDIQNDYFPQGKWPLVGAEAAADNAVRLIQAFRDAGNPVVHIRHEFTSDAAPFFTPGSDGAKLHPKVLNRADEPVVLKHFVNSFRETELEAILDEQDVENLVVVGSMSHMCVDGITRAAADLGYTMTVIHDACATRDLEFNGVTVPAIQVHAAFMASLAFAYASVVSADEFLAS; encoded by the coding sequence ATGGCCAAGCAAGCGCTCATCGTAGTTGATATCCAGAACGACTACTTCCCCCAAGGCAAGTGGCCGTTGGTCGGCGCCGAGGCGGCGGCGGACAACGCCGTGCGCCTGATTCAGGCCTTTCGTGATGCCGGTAATCCGGTGGTGCATATCCGCCACGAATTCACCTCCGACGCCGCGCCGTTTTTCACCCCGGGCTCCGATGGCGCGAAGCTGCACCCCAAAGTCCTTAACCGCGCCGACGAACCGGTGGTGCTCAAGCATTTCGTCAATTCATTCCGCGAAACCGAATTGGAAGCCATCCTCGATGAACAAGACGTCGAGAATCTGGTGGTCGTCGGCAGCATGAGCCATATGTGCGTCGATGGCATTACCCGCGCGGCTGCCGACTTGGGCTACACCATGACTGTGATCCACGACGCCTGCGCCACTCGCGATCTGGAGTTCAATGGCGTTACGGTGCCGGCCATCCAGGTGCATGCGGCGTTCATGGCGTCGCTGGCGTTTGCTTATGCGAGCGTGGTGTCTGCTGACGAATTCCTCGCCAGCTGA
- a CDS encoding DUF3182 family protein, with translation MTPTNRKKLVVAHSVRPEAPLHEVETNRALARWLAQILGLKYGGSYDAQLHNGRDLYLLPTQTLVGAAAALQFGVKGPEDLWGGYVDYDFICTKAISHGLLNRDAFAPEGWSPLFSERVRSVVLDGLSVFSLEDARPAAEHLLYSGPIRLKPIHACAGRGQEVIKGLDQFDAILARPDAEQLFTEGVVLEQDLDQVITHSVGQAFIGDKVLSYCGDQYLTEDGQGEQVYGGSNLLVVQGYYEDLLELDLPEDVRLAIQQAQVFDSAADEAYPGFYASRRNYDIAQGLDSSGKQRSGVLEQSWRMGGASSAEIAALQSFVNDPGMRAIRVSSVETYIDQPLPADAIEVYRGPAQDSDFLLKYVTVKSYDG, from the coding sequence ATGACCCCAACAAACCGCAAAAAACTGGTCGTCGCTCATTCCGTGCGGCCTGAAGCCCCGCTGCACGAAGTCGAAACCAATCGCGCGCTGGCCCGATGGCTGGCGCAGATACTCGGGCTCAAATACGGCGGCAGCTACGACGCCCAATTGCACAACGGCCGTGACCTGTACCTGTTGCCGACCCAGACGCTGGTCGGTGCCGCCGCAGCGCTGCAGTTTGGCGTCAAAGGACCGGAAGATCTGTGGGGCGGTTATGTCGACTACGACTTTATCTGCACCAAAGCCATCAGCCACGGTTTGCTCAACCGCGATGCGTTCGCTCCCGAAGGCTGGTCGCCACTGTTTTCCGAACGGGTACGCAGTGTCGTGCTCGACGGCCTCAGCGTGTTTTCACTGGAGGATGCGCGGCCAGCGGCGGAGCACTTGCTCTACAGCGGCCCGATCCGCCTCAAACCCATTCATGCCTGTGCCGGGCGCGGCCAGGAAGTGATCAAGGGCCTTGATCAGTTCGATGCCATCCTTGCCCGACCCGACGCCGAGCAGTTGTTCACCGAAGGCGTGGTGCTGGAGCAGGATCTCGACCAGGTCATCACCCACAGCGTCGGCCAGGCGTTTATCGGCGATAAGGTGCTGAGTTACTGTGGTGATCAATACTTGACCGAAGACGGTCAGGGCGAGCAGGTTTATGGAGGTTCCAATCTGCTGGTGGTCCAGGGTTACTACGAGGACCTGCTGGAACTGGACCTGCCCGAGGACGTGCGCCTGGCGATTCAGCAAGCCCAGGTGTTCGACAGCGCGGCGGACGAGGCTTACCCCGGTTTCTATGCCTCGCGGCGCAACTACGACATAGCCCAGGGCCTGGACAGCAGTGGCAAACAGCGCAGCGGCGTGCTCGAACAATCCTGGCGCATGGGCGGTGCCAGCAGCGCTGAAATCGCGGCGCTGCAAAGCTTCGTCAACGATCCGGGGATGCGTGCGATTCGTGTGTCGTCGGTGGAAACCTACATCGACCAGCCGCTGCCGGCGGACGCCATCGAGGTGTACCGCGGCCCGGCGCAAGACAGTGACTTTCTTCTCAAGTACGTAACGGTCAAATCCTATGACGGCTAG
- a CDS encoding GlxA family transcriptional regulator, producing MGVERAVAELGVLIYPGAQMAAVHGLTDLFGVANRIAAEHQAAQLPLLRVSHWQAEGDQVPERVYDSHPGPDSALVAVMIPPSIGGFSESQAPKGLLRWIRQQHAQGATLGGVCVGSILLAESGLLDGRSATTHWTSAKAFAERYPAIKLLADTPIVDDGDLITTAGLMAWSELGLRMVDRLLGPSIAASTARFLVIEHSDSASQCGSNFAPILSHGDASILKVQHWLQSTGATDVSLTAMAERAALEERTFLRRFRAATGLKPTEYCQHLRVGKAREMLEFTNGTIDHIAWTVGYQDPSAFRATFKKITGLAPSDYRARFGVTPPAALTR from the coding sequence ATGGGCGTAGAAAGGGCAGTCGCCGAACTGGGTGTGCTGATCTATCCCGGCGCGCAAATGGCGGCGGTGCATGGGTTGACGGACCTGTTCGGGGTCGCCAACCGGATCGCCGCCGAGCATCAGGCGGCGCAGTTGCCGTTGCTGCGGGTCAGTCACTGGCAGGCCGAGGGCGATCAGGTGCCCGAGCGGGTGTATGACAGTCATCCCGGCCCGGACAGCGCGTTGGTGGCGGTGATGATCCCGCCGTCGATTGGCGGCTTTTCCGAGAGCCAGGCGCCGAAAGGGCTGCTGCGCTGGATTCGTCAGCAACATGCGCAGGGCGCGACGCTGGGGGGCGTGTGCGTCGGTTCGATCCTGCTGGCCGAAAGCGGCTTGCTTGATGGCCGTAGCGCCACCACCCACTGGACCTCGGCCAAGGCCTTTGCCGAACGTTACCCGGCGATCAAGCTCCTGGCTGATACGCCCATCGTCGATGACGGCGACTTGATCACCACGGCCGGCCTGATGGCCTGGTCCGAGCTGGGCTTGCGCATGGTCGACCGCTTGCTCGGGCCGAGCATTGCCGCCAGCACTGCGCGGTTTCTGGTGATCGAGCACAGCGACAGCGCGAGCCAGTGCGGCAGCAACTTCGCGCCGATTCTCAGCCATGGCGATGCGTCGATCCTCAAGGTCCAGCATTGGTTGCAAAGCACCGGCGCGACCGACGTATCGCTGACCGCGATGGCCGAACGGGCAGCGCTGGAAGAGCGCACCTTCCTGCGCCGGTTCCGCGCGGCGACCGGGCTCAAACCTACCGAGTACTGTCAGCACCTGCGGGTCGGCAAGGCCCGGGAAATGCTGGAGTTCACCAACGGCACCATCGATCACATCGCTTGGACCGTGGGTTATCAGGACCCGAGCGCGTTTCGCGCCACGTTCAAGAAAATCACCGGGCTGGCGCCGAGTGATTATCGGGCCCGGTTCGGGGTAACGCCGCCCGCCGCACTGACGCGCTAA